In a genomic window of Mucilaginibacter sp. KACC 22063:
- a CDS encoding YbaB/EbfC family nucleoid-associated protein — translation MFDKIFEAQQKAGEAKQRLDNIEVTGTAEGGKITVVANANKAVKSINIDEEFFKGADREEIEELLVVALNKAFEQAENVSQAEMAAMTKDMFGGLGGLGNLFGK, via the coding sequence ATGTTCGATAAAATATTTGAAGCACAACAAAAAGCAGGCGAAGCCAAACAACGCCTGGATAATATTGAAGTAACCGGCACAGCCGAAGGCGGTAAGATCACCGTAGTGGCAAATGCCAACAAAGCGGTGAAATCAATAAACATTGATGAAGAGTTTTTTAAAGGCGCCGATCGTGAAGAGATAGAAGAACTTTTGGTAGTAGCCTTAAATAAAGCCTTTGAGCAAGCAGAAAATGTAAGCCAGGCAGAAATGGCTGCTATGACCAAAGATATGTTTGGCGGATTAGGAGGCTTAGGCAACCTTTTTGGCAAATAA
- a CDS encoding metal-dependent hydrolase has protein sequence MKATFYGQATIMLETGGKKLLFDPFITPNPQASHIDITSLKPDYILISHGHGDHIADVVAIQKDSGAKVICIAEISDWLGKQGIEAHGMNIGGGFNFDFGRVKMVNAIHSSALPDGSNGGNPAGFVIYSNEGKNVYFAGDTALTYDMKLLADDNIDWAILPIGDNYTMGVDDAIKAAGFVDCNNVIGVHYDTFPVIKIDKEEAREKFIKAGINIQLPGLGESVDL, from the coding sequence ATGAAAGCAACATTTTACGGACAGGCAACAATTATGCTTGAAACGGGCGGCAAAAAATTATTGTTCGATCCGTTTATTACACCAAACCCACAGGCAAGCCATATAGATATTACCAGCTTAAAACCTGATTATATTTTAATAAGCCACGGCCACGGCGACCATATTGCCGATGTAGTAGCCATTCAGAAAGACAGCGGAGCTAAAGTGATCTGTATTGCAGAAATTTCTGACTGGTTGGGTAAACAAGGTATTGAAGCGCATGGTATGAATATTGGCGGTGGCTTTAACTTTGATTTTGGCCGTGTTAAAATGGTGAACGCCATACACTCAAGCGCATTGCCTGATGGCAGCAACGGCGGCAATCCTGCAGGTTTTGTAATTTATAGCAACGAGGGTAAAAACGTGTACTTTGCCGGTGATACAGCCCTTACTTATGATATGAAATTATTAGCTGACGATAACATCGATTGGGCTATACTACCAATAGGCGACAATTATACCATGGGTGTTGATGATGCGATAAAAGCCGCAGGCTTTGTTGATTGCAACAATGTAATCGGCGTACATTATGATACCTTCCCGGTAATTAAAATTGATAAAGAAGAAGCGCGTGAGAAATTTATTAAGGCAGGTATAAACATACAATTGCCAGGCCTTGGCGAAAGCGTTGATTTGTAA
- a CDS encoding serine hydrolase domain-containing protein — translation MSLKFSSFVCAVVLLASCSSKPSSTGNANAVKLPPVDTAQLLKYDPKHADARINEIMQNLHKKSGFNGNVLVAKKGKILYENSFGWANYLTRDSLKINSRFELASVSKTMTSTAIMMLMERGKLKLDQDVRAFFPDFPYEGVTIRLLLTHRSGMMNYVYFTDDIYRKEHRNQRKGLTNAEEMALIAQYKPHPFNKPNVRFLYNNSNFMVLGSIIEKVTGMPYAQFMKENIFKPAGMMHTDVYSKATYEKIPVDVVGHDRNSWRYSVAQNFLDGPVGDKGIYSTVGDLYLFDRAMRQNRLISAASQDSAYTPRNPMVRGHFNYGYGWRIFESPGQKVVYHTGWWHGFRHIYLRDLKNDITIVLLGNLVNGSLLHLDELFKATGMPVVRKGAYSGNGDTAEDQ, via the coding sequence ATGAGTTTAAAGTTTTCTTCTTTTGTTTGTGCTGTTGTTCTTTTAGCATCCTGTTCTTCAAAGCCATCCTCAACCGGCAATGCCAATGCGGTAAAACTGCCGCCTGTGGATACTGCTCAGCTTTTGAAATACGACCCTAAGCATGCCGATGCCCGGATTAATGAAATTATGCAGAACCTGCATAAAAAAAGTGGTTTCAACGGCAATGTGCTGGTGGCTAAAAAAGGCAAAATATTGTATGAAAACTCATTTGGCTGGGCTAACTATCTTACCCGCGACAGCCTGAAAATAAACTCGCGTTTTGAACTGGCTTCTGTTTCCAAAACCATGACATCAACCGCTATTATGATGTTGATGGAGCGTGGAAAGCTGAAACTTGATCAGGATGTGCGTGCCTTTTTTCCGGATTTCCCTTACGAAGGCGTAACCATTCGCCTGCTGCTTACGCACCGCTCGGGGATGATGAACTATGTATATTTTACAGACGATATCTATCGCAAAGAGCACCGAAACCAGCGCAAAGGGCTTACCAATGCCGAAGAAATGGCGCTTATTGCGCAATACAAACCGCACCCGTTTAACAAACCTAACGTAAGGTTTTTGTATAACAACTCTAACTTTATGGTTCTGGGGTCGATCATTGAAAAAGTGACTGGTATGCCTTATGCCCAGTTTATGAAAGAGAATATCTTTAAACCAGCCGGCATGATGCATACGGATGTTTACTCAAAGGCTACGTATGAGAAAATTCCGGTTGATGTTGTTGGGCACGACCGTAACAGCTGGCGCTATTCGGTAGCCCAGAACTTTTTGGATGGCCCGGTGGGTGATAAAGGTATTTACAGCACCGTTGGCGACCTTTATTTATTTGACCGCGCCATGCGCCAGAACAGATTGATCAGCGCGGCTTCACAAGACTCGGCTTATACGCCGCGTAACCCGATGGTACGCGGGCATTTTAATTATGGCTACGGCTGGCGTATTTTCGAAAGCCCTGGCCAGAAAGTGGTATACCATACAGGATGGTGGCACGGTTTCAGGCACATTTATCTGCGCGATCTTAAAAACGATATCACTATTGTATTGTTAGGGAACTTAGTGAACGGCAGCTTGTTGCATCTTGATGAACTGTTTAAAGCCACAGGAATGCCCGTGGTACGAAAAGGCGCTTATAGTGGCAACGGAGATACTGCCGAGGATCAATAG